One Roseomonas sp. OT10 DNA window includes the following coding sequences:
- a CDS encoding TlyA family RNA methyltransferase, with product MLRSDPREDAVPQSLAGPAAAAAPKPAKQRADQMLVDRGLAESRTRAQALILAGKVFSGEARVDKPGQVLKPDTPLEVRGQDHPWVSRGGIKLAHALAHFGLDPKARVAVDVGASTGGFTDVLLQSGAAKVYAVDVGHGQLAWSLRQDPRVVVLERTNARWLDATQVPEPVGAVVCDASFIGLRTVLPAALALAEPGAWAAALIKPQFEAGPGQVGKGGVVRDPNVHRAVCETIRRWWSALPGWTVLGVTESPITGPEGNREFLIAAMRG from the coding sequence ATGCTGCGATCCGACCCGAGGGAGGATGCCGTGCCGCAATCCCTAGCCGGCCCGGCCGCGGCCGCCGCCCCGAAGCCCGCGAAGCAGCGGGCCGACCAGATGCTGGTGGATCGCGGCCTGGCGGAGAGCCGCACCCGCGCGCAGGCGCTGATCCTGGCGGGCAAGGTCTTCTCGGGCGAGGCGCGGGTGGACAAGCCCGGCCAGGTGCTGAAGCCGGACACGCCGCTGGAGGTGCGCGGCCAGGACCATCCCTGGGTCTCGCGCGGCGGCATCAAGCTGGCCCACGCCCTGGCGCATTTCGGGCTGGACCCGAAGGCGCGCGTGGCGGTCGATGTCGGCGCCTCGACCGGCGGCTTCACCGACGTGCTGCTGCAATCCGGCGCGGCGAAGGTCTACGCCGTGGATGTCGGCCACGGGCAGCTCGCCTGGAGCCTGCGCCAGGACCCGCGCGTGGTCGTGCTGGAACGCACCAACGCCCGCTGGCTGGACGCGACGCAGGTGCCGGAGCCGGTGGGCGCCGTCGTCTGCGACGCCTCCTTCATCGGCCTGCGCACCGTCCTCCCGGCGGCGCTGGCGCTGGCGGAGCCGGGCGCCTGGGCGGCCGCCCTGATCAAGCCGCAGTTCGAGGCAGGGCCGGGGCAGGTGGGGAAGGGGGGCGTGGTGCGCGACCCGAACGTCCATCGCGCGGTCTGCGAGACGATCCGGCGCTGGTGGTCGGCGCTGCCGGGCTGGACGGTGCTGGGGGTGACGGAAAGCCCGATCACCGGGCCGGAGGGGAACCGCGAGTTCCTGATCGCCGCCATGCGCGGCTGA
- a CDS encoding peptide chain release factor 1 translates to MTETELEQRLLELERLLNDPETRMDPDRVWTLLDEVSPCVPPEIPALPATVALPPSA, encoded by the coding sequence ATGACCGAGACGGAGCTGGAGCAGCGCCTTCTGGAACTCGAACGCCTCCTGAACGACCCGGAGACGCGGATGGACCCGGACCGCGTCTGGACCCTCCTGGACGAGGTGTCGCCCTGCGTGCCGCCGGAGATCCCCGCGTTGCCGGCTACGGTCGCGCTGCCGCCCTCCGCCTGA